In the Armatimonas rosea genome, CGGGCGGGGTCTCCACCGTGATCGCGCTGGCGACCAACCAGAAGCTTGTGACGCTCTGGAAGGAGAACTTCCTCTGGACCCTGCCGAGCTATCTGGCCGGTGCGAGTGCCAGCGGGCTCGCTCTGCTGCTGGTTCACATCCTCGATCAAAGACTCCACCAGCAACAACAAAACGTGGTCTTGACCGTCCTGCTCTTTCTGGCGCCCGTGGGCTACCTCACCTACATGATCTACGAGACCTACATGGCGCGGACTCGGGAGAAGCAGCAGCATATCGAGGAGCTCCAGACCAGCCAGGCCCAGCTCGCCGATCTCTACCTGGCGACCATCAAGAGCCTCGCGCTGGCGATCGATGCCAAGGACCAGTACACCCACCAGCACATTATCCGGGTGCAGCGCTACGCGGTCGCGGTGGGCGAGCGCCTGGGGCTCTCCGAGAACGAGATGGAGGGGCTGCGTACGGGAGCGCTTCTGCATGATATCGGCAAGCTAGGGGTACCGGAGTATGTCCTGCTCAAGCCCGGCAAGCTCACCCCCGAGGAGTTCGACAAGATCAAAAAGCACCCCGAGATCGGGGCCGCGATCCTGGACCCGGTGGAGTTTCCCTGGCCCGTGCTCCCCGGCGTCAAGTACCACCATGAGAAGTGGGATGGCACGGGCTACCCGGAGGGGCTCAAGGGGGAAGACATTCCCTACACGGCCCGGATCCTGGCGGTCGCAGATGTCTACGATGCCCTGACCTCCACCCGCTCGTACCGCAATGCCTGGGACCACACCCGTGCGCTGGAGACCATTCGCAACGATGCGGGGACGCACTTTGATCCGAAGATTGCCCAAGCCTTCCTAGAGGTGATCGATGGGGTCGTGCAGGAGATGGCGCGCGAGGGGCACGGCCCGCTCGTGGCGCGGAAAGAGACCCCGGTCTATGCCACAAAGGCAGAAGAGGCCGCCCGCGATATCCAGCAGGCATCGTCGGAGCTCTGGGCACTCTACGAGGTGGCACAGACCCTCTCGGCCAGCATGGGAATCTCCGAGACACTCGAGATCCTCGCCCGCAAGCTGGAGGCGATCTTGCCGGGAACCTCGTGCCTGTTCTTACTGAAAGAGGACCGGGGTGACACGTCGGCACCCGTCTTAGTGGCGCGGGCTGCCGTGGGAACCAACCGCGAGCACTTCGTCAGCTGTCAGACACTGGGGCCGGAGAGCCTCTCACAGCGCGTGGTCGAGGAGCGCAAGACCTTTGTCGGTGCCTACGATGCCGACGATCTCCTGATCATGAGCGCTACCCAGGTGCCTTGGGTCCCCCTCAACGCCGCCTTGATCGTCCCCATTGTCCACCAGGGCGAGGCGCTGGGAACCATCAACCTCTACCACCAGCAAGTGGCCGCCTTTAGCCAGCACGACCAGCACTTGCTGGAGATGATCGCCGAGCGTGCCGCGATGGCGATCTACAACGGCCTACTCTACGACCGCACCCGAAACCATGCCTTTACCGACCCGCTCACCGAGCTCTATAACCTGCGCTTCTTGACCCAGTACCTGGACAAGCGCTGCGTCGAGGGCGTGGGCACGACCGATCGGTTCGCCGTGCTCTGTCTGGACCTAGACAACTTCAAGCCCGTCAATGATAACTTCGGCCACCTGCGCGGCGACCAGGTGCTCCGCGACCTCGCCCAGCTCCTGCGGGACTCGGTGGGGGTGCGCGATATTGTCTCCCGCTACGGCGGCGATGAGTTCTTGGTGGTGCTGGAGAACGCGGGGGCAGACGAGGCGGCCAAGGTCGCTGATACCATCCGGCGGGTGATCTCTCTCTACGACCCGGGTCTCCAGCACCCCCGCCTGGGCGCGCTGCATCTGGGCGTGAGTATCGGGGCCGCCTGCTTCCCCGAGGACGGCACCGACTGCACGTCACTTCTCTCCCACGCCGACCAGCACATGTACGAGGACAAGACCGACCGAAAGCTACGCAGCATGGCCGGCAACGAGGCGAGCGTGGTGGAGGGGCACAATCCCTTAGTGCTGGTTGAGGCACGAAAGGCCGCCTAATGCCGTAGAATACGGCATGAGCGACCCAAGACCGCTACTGACGATCGGGCTAGTTACCGATATCCACTATGCCGACAGCCGCCCTCGCGCCAACCGCTACTACCGTGAGTCTCTGACCAAGCTGGACGAGGCGGTTCGGGTCCTGCGCGAGAAGAAGGTCGATGTCGCTGTGGAGCTAGGGGACCTTATCGATGCCGGTGAGCGCGCCGATACCGCAACCGAGCTGGAGTTTCTCCGCCGCATCGATGCGGTCTTTACCCCCCTGAGCACGGACCGCCACTATGTCCTAGGGAACCACTGTGTCGCCACCCTGAAGAAATCGGAGTTTCTGGCGACCGTGGGGAAGAAGCACTCGTACTACACCGTGCACCGCAAGGGGGTCACGCTGATTTTTTTGGATGCCTGCTTCCGCTCCGATGGAGTGGCCTACGGCGAGGGCGAGTTCTCCTGGAAAGACACCGAGCTTCCCCTGGCGCAGCGCACCTGGCTGGAGAAGACCCTTGCAAAGGCCAAGGGGCCGGTCGTGGTCTTTGTGCACCAGCGGCTCGACACCCCGCCCGAGAGCCCCTACACCGTCAAGAGCGCCCCCGATGTCCGGCGGATTCTGGAGCAGAGCAAGAAGGTCAGTGCGGTGGTGATGGGGCACAGCCATAGCAACGCCCAGACCGTGATCCAGGGGATTCCCTACCTCACCTTGGCGGCGCTGGTCGAGGGAAGTGGGCTGGAGAGTAGCGGCTACAGCATCCTGAGTGTCTTCGCCGATGGCAGTGTCTCGCTCGAGGGCTTTCGCAAGCACGCCCTGCACCCCGCCCACGGCAAGCGCCTACAACCAATCCCGACCCCGGAGGCTCTCTAGCAATATGCAGCTCAGTATTCAAGCCCGTGGCCTGGTCAAAGACTACGGCAAGCAGCGCGCGGTCGATGGCATCGACCTCGATGTGGCGGAGGGGGAGTTCTTTGGGTTTCTCGGCCCCAACGGCGCGGGAAAGTCCACGACCATCAAGATGCTCACGGGGATGCTCCGTCCCACCCAGGGCCAGGTGCTGGTCGCGGGCTACGACATGGCGAGCCAGCCCCTTGATGTCAAGCGCGTGATTGGGATCTTGCCCGAGGAAACCAGCCTCTACGAGCGGCTGACGGCGCGGGAGATGCTGCTCTTTGCGGGGCAGATGTACGGCCTGAGCCGCACCGAGACCGAGGAGCGCACGCGCGATCTTCTGGGCGTGATGGAGCTTGCGAGCGACTCCGACAAGCTGATCGTGGACTTCTCGATGGGGATGAAGAAGAAAGTGGCGCTGGCGGCAGCGCTGATCCACCGACCCCGCGTTCTCTTCCTGGACGAGCCCTTCAATGGGATCGACCCCATCTCCGTCCGCGCCATCCGCGATGTCCTCAAGGCCCTCACCGAGCACGGCACGACGATCTTTTTTACCTCGCATGTCATGGAGGTAGTCGAGCGGCTCTGTACCCGGATCGCCATCATCCAGAAGGGCAAGCTCGTGGGCCAGGGGACGATCGCGGAGCTACGGGAGCAGGCGGGCGAGGACGGTGCTCTGGAGGATGTCTTCCTCAAGCTGGTCTCCGCCGAGGCGACCCACACCGAGAACCTGACGTGGCTCTAAAGCGGCTGCTCTGGCTCCGCTGGCGGCTGACACTGCGCGGCTTTACCCGCAACAAGAGCTCGCTGGTGGGCTCGATTATCGGGCTGGTGGTTCTGGGCCCCTATGCTCTGGCGCTCGCGGGGGGGCTGGGCTATGGCCTCGTCAAGCTCGACCTGACCCTGGGAGAGGACGCGCTCCGGGCGGCGTTGCTCTTGCTGGCGGGGATCTGGGTGGTGGGGCCGCTGCTAGGCTTCCAGCCCAACGAGGCACAGGACATCACGCGGCTGTTTGTCTATCCCGTGCCGGTCCGAACGCTCTTTCTCGGGGCGATCCTGGGCTGCTTCCTGGAGCTCACGACCCTCTTTCTCCTCCCAACCCTCCTGGCCACGGTGGTCGGAGCGGCATTTCACGGGGTGGGGGCGGCCCTTGTCGCGGTGACTGCCGTGTCGTTCTTTCTATTCCAGACCCTGGCGGCGAGCCAGGCGGTCACGCTGGCGCTTCAGGGCGTCCTGCGGAGCCGGAAGTGGCGCGATGTGGTCTTGTTGGTCGTGCCCCTCTTCTGGATCACCTGGCAGGTGGGGGTTCAGACCCTGAGCCGCGATGCGGTCAAGACCGACTGGCGTGCCTTTCTCGCCAGCCCCCTCTGGGACGGGCTGAATTTCTTGCCATCGGGGCTGGCGGCGCGTGCGGTGGGGGCGGGAATGAAGGGGCTCTGGCCGCTGGCAATCGCCTATCTCGGGGCGCTGGGGCTGGTGACCGTGGCGACTCTCTCCCTCTCGGGGTGGCTGGTGGGCAAGGCCTACCAGGGGGAGGCGGTCGGGGTTCCTGCACCGACAGGCACCCGGAAAAAGGCACAAGGTAGCACACGGCGGCGCCTGGGGCGTGCCCGGGGCATTCTGGGGGCGATTGTCCAGAAAGAGTGGGCGATCTTCACCCGCGATCCCTACTTCCGGCTCCTGGTGATGAACTATCTCACGATGCTGGTGATCGGGGCCTTCTCCGCCCTCAGCCGGGGACGAGGGAGCGAGGGAGTCAGCTCGACCATCGCGCTGTGGGTGGCGACATCGCTGGGGCTGGTGCAGCAGACCCGGCTCTCCTACAATATCTTCGGGGCCGAGGCAAACGCCGCGAGCCTGCTCTTTGCCTACCCTCTTCGTCGGCGCGTGCTACTTCTGGGAAAGAACCTGGCCAATCTCTCGGCGATCCTCCCGCTCAACCTGCTGGCAACGGTGGGGCTCTGCGCCGCACTCCACCGCCCCGACATGCTAATCGTGCTGGTTCCCTGGATGCTCTGCGCCTCGGTGGTGATGACCGCAGTGGGGAATGCTGTCTCGGTGATGCTCCCACAGAGGGTCAATCCCAACGGGCTCCGCACGCGTGGTGCCAGTGGCGGCGAGGGGTTCCTCCAGTTTGGGATCACCCTTGCGGCACTCGTGCTCTATGTCCCGGTCTTGGCCGCTGTTCTCGTGCCGACCCTCTGGATCGAGAGCACCTGGCTCTGGCTGACAGTGCCGCTCGCCCTGTGCTACACGGGCGGGCTCTACGCACTCTCGCTCCGCCTGACCGAGGGCTGGCTGCTGGAGCGTGAGCCGCAGATCATCGCCCGGGTCGCCCGCCCCGAGAGCTAGTGGGAGAGGGCCTCCTGGCTCCGCTGGATCCGCTCCTGCAGGTCCGCGTGCAGAGAGTTTATGGTGAGCTGGTACTCCTGGCGCAGCCAGACAAGCTCCTGGAAGAGCCGCTGTGCTTGTGCGGGCTGTCCCTGATCGAGCAGAATCTCCGTCAGGCCGACAAGCGCAGCGGCCTCACCGCGCCTGTCTCCTAGCGCGGTAAAGTGCTGGAGGGCCTCCTGGTAGGCGGCCTCGGCGCGCGGCAGATCACGGCGCCGCTGCTCCAGTGAGCCACGGTTGATGAGGACGGTCGCAATTCCTGCACTATCCCCCAGCGCTTGACGCAGAGCAAGGGCTTCGTCGATCAGGCGCTCGGCTTCCTCCAGCTCACCCTGTTGCATCGTGATAATACTCAGGTTGTTGAGGGTGACCCCAATACCGCGTGGCTGGTTGAGGGCTCGCCAGAGAGCAAGAGCCTCTTCGAGCCCCTGGCGGGCCGCCACGAGCTCTCCCCGCTCAAGCGCCATGCCTGCTTGGTTGCTGAGAATCCTCGCCTGGGTGAGGATATCGTCCGCCTCCCGAAAGTAGGTAAGCGCCTCGCGAAAGTAGCTCTGGGCGGTCTCATAGTCGGCACTCATTGCGCAGAGGACCCCGACGTTTTCCTGCAGCTCTGCGCGCTCCGCTGTGGCCGTGAGGTGGCTTAGGATGCCTTCCAGGAGAGGACGTCCCCCCGTACGGTGGTACCAGTAGAGCCGCAGTGCCCGTGCCCAGCGCAAGGCTCCCGCCGTGTCCCCGAGGGCAAGCAAGGTTTCTAGAGCCACACGCAGGTTGGCTTGTTCGGTGTCGAGCGTGGTCAGCCCTGTGGTGGTGTTGGTGTGTTGTGTCGCCAGCTCGACAAAGAACTGCGCGTGTGCACGCAGGGCATCGGCATGCTCCTGCTCGGAGAGGCTCGTGAGAGCAAGCTCACGGAGGGTCTCCAGCTGGGAGTAGCGGCCGTCGTGGGAGCGGATCAGCGAGCTGTCTTCCAGTGTCTCCAAGAGCGTGAGGGTGGCGAGCGGATCGGGGAGGCCACAGACAGCCTGTGCGGCCTCCAGGCTCCAGCCGCCCCGGAAGACACCGAGCCGCCGGAAGCCCGTGCGGTGCTGGTCGCTGAGGAGTCCCAGGCTACTCTCGACAATGCGGGTGAGGCTCTGGTGCCGAGGAGTCTCGCCTTCGGTGCGTCGTGCCAGCAGCGGTAGGCGCGTGCGCTGGACCTGCGCTAGGAGCGCCTCCGGAGTCAGGCTCCGCAGGTGCGCGGCGAGTAGCTCCAGCGCCAGCGGCAACCCCTCGGCCTGCTGGCAGAGAGCGACAACGACCTCCGCGTTCTCTTCCGTGAGGGCAAAGCGAGGGCGTAGCGCACTCGCACGCTCGACAAAGAGCTGGACACTGGCAAACTCGCTTAGCCGCTCCGGTGAGCCACGGTGCTGGGGGAGCTCCAGGGGCTCCAGTGGAAAGAGCACCTCGCCGGTGAGCCCCAGTGCCCGCCGTGAGGTGACCAGGCAGCGGACATGAGGCCGTTGCTCCAGCTCGGTGCGCAAGATGCGAGTTGCCTCTGCCCCAACCAGCTGCTCACAGTTGTCCAGGACCAGCAAGGTGTCTTCGGGGGAGTGTGGTAGGAGCCCTTCGAGTGTCTCTGGGAGCCGTGTGAGCTCCTGCCACTCCGCGAGCTCGAGAAAGCGTGCCGAGGAATGCGCCCGTGCGACCTCCAGCGCGAGGCGGGTCTTGCCGATCCCCCCCAGCCCGGTCACGGTCACGAGGCGGTGTGCCTGCAGGAGCTTGGTGAGTGTCTCCCGCTCCCGCTCGCGGCCCCGGAGTGCGGTGAGGGGAGTGGGGATTTGGGGGAGCGACTCGGCTGCGGTCGCGGTGGGAGCCGGAGTGGCGCTCTGGAGGGCTTGCCAGTGCGCCTGGGTCTGGGGGGACGGCTCCCCGAGGCGGCTCTCGAGGAGCAGGCGCCGGAACCGATGGTAGAGCTGCTGGGCCTCGGCGCGATTGCCTTGTTGGGTCAGTGTCGTGAGCTGGAGCCGGAGGAGCGACTCGCGCAGGGGATCGGTGGCGCGGAGCCGCTCTAGGAGCTCCAGAGCCTGGCTGGGGGGAAGCTGCGCCGCACGTGCCTCGCCCTGCGCCAAGAAGCTCTCTGCCAGCACGCGCCGCTCGGTCTCGACCCACTCCAGTGGGCAGCCGGGCAGCAGCTCGCCGCCGTAGCGCTCCAGAGCCCCCGCCTGGAACGCCAGCACATCGGCGTCGTCTGGGCTCAGCTGGAGCGTGATGGTCTGCGGGGTGGGGGTGGTCAGGCGCTCGGCGGCGGGGCCTAGCGCATGGCGCAGGTCCGTGAGCGTGCGGCGCAGGTTGGCCCGGCCCTGCTCCGGGCTACTCTCAGGCCAGAGGATGCCGGCGAGCCAGTCGCGCTCCAGGCTCTTGTTGGCATGGAGGGTCAGAACTCCCAGGAGCCAGAGCCCACTTTTCCCACGCAACGACGGCAGAGGGGCTCCCGCCACCGAAATCTCAACACGGCCCAACAGCTGAATCCGCAACACTGCTCCCTTATTGCCCCTTCGTCCCCGTATTTCCTGCTTTTCGTCCACACTCTCGTCCACACGGTGCCGGTAGAGTGCCTGCATGGAACGACGAACTTTCTTACTACTGACGGTGGGGACACTCTGCTCCGCAGCAGTGGCACAGCCACAGGCCCGGCGCGCTCAGCCCCCAAGCACCTACCGGTTCACGCCCACCCTCGTCACGTCCCTCAAGCTCAAGGACCCCACCACCCATAGCTCTCCGACTCGGGTACAGGAGTGGATTGTCGGAAAGCTCGATACCACTGTGACCTTCAATCCCGCGATCTTCAAGGCACTCCAGCCCGACGCCGACCTACGGCCACTGATCGCCTCCTATGGCCTGCCCATCAAGGCCCAGGGGGCGCGTGGGACCTGCTCGGTGTTTGCCATGACGTTCTTGCTAGAGTACAACTGGGCCTCTTGGGGCGAGAAAAACAAGACCGCGCTCAGCGAGGAGTACCTCAACTGGGCCACCAATAAGGCCACCAACAACCAGAACGACGGCGACTTTTTCAAGAATATCGCCGCGGGCTTCAAGAGCTACGGGGTCGGCGATGCTGCACTGGCTCCCTACCAGAGTGCCTTCAATCCGGGCTGGCAGCCCACGAAGTCCGCGATCGACGGTGGCACCTACCGCTCGCTGGAGCAGAAGTTCTGGGTTGTCTTCGACGATGGGGTGATGGGCAAGAGTCAGGAGGAGCTCGATAAGGTCTGTCACTTGCTGGATAACAAGATTCCTGTCGCCATCGGCCAGGCCTGGCCCAACACAAAGCAAGGCGCGACCTACACCTTTGGCAGTGCCCTCGGCCTGAACTTCCTGAACGACTTCACCGGTCCCAAGGGAGGACACTCGATGGTGGCCGTGGGCTACAAGCGCTCGAAAGAGTACCCTGGCGGTGGCTACCTGATCTTCCGCAACAGCTGGGGCACGGGCTCCGGCTACGAGGGCTACTGGCTCCTGAGCTTCAACTATGTCCGCAAGTACGCCTACGATGCCTATGCCGCCGCCTGGGATGGCATTAAGTAGGGAGGGGAGGTAGTAAGATGGCTAAGTTTTCGCTTGTATCGCACGCTGCGCTCACGCTTCTGAGCGTGACAACACTGGCACTTTTCCCTAGGCTTTCCCACGCACAGGTCAGCTTCACTGGCCTCGGGGACCTGCCGGGGGGAAGCACCCAGAGTGTCGGGTACAGTCTCTCGGGGGATGGGACTATCGCCTCGGGGAGGAGCCAGTCGGGCAACAACGAGGCCTTTCGCTGGACCAGCGCGACCGGAATGGTGGGACTCGGCTACTTGGCGGGAGGCGGCAATAGCTTCAGCGCCGGGTTTGCTCTCTCCCAAGACGGCACGACCCTTGTCGGGAACTCCGACAGTGCGGCGGGCTTCCAGGCCTTTCGCCACACGCTCGGTGGGGGCATGGTGGGCCTCGGGTTCCAGCCCGGCGGGACCAATAGCAGCGCCTTGGGTGTCTCCAGCGATGGGAGTGTCGTGGTCGGGGTGGGGAGCTCGTTTGAAGGGAAGCAGGCCTTTCGCTGGACTGCGGGCGGTGGAATGATCGGGCTGGGGGACCTGGCAGGGGGGCTGTTTAGTAGCCAGGCCAACGATGTCAGCGCCGATGGTAGTGTCGTGGTCGGAGCAGGCGATGGCGCAAGTGGCAAGGAGGCCTTTCGCTGGACTGCCGGGGGCGGAATGGTGGGCTTGGGCACCCTGCCGGGCGGAAGCGGCTTTGGGAGCGAGGCCAGCGGGGTCTCCAGCGATGGCAGTGTGGTCGTGGGCTACACGGACTCCGCCGCTGGCCAGCAGGCCTTTCGCTGGACCAGTGGCACGGGGATGGTGGCGCTCGGGATGCCCGTAGGCGGCGGAGTGAGCAATGCGCTCGATGTCTCCGGCGATGGGGCGCTCGTGGTGGGGGCCTACCAGACCCTAGGGGGGCAGCGTGGCTTTGTCTGGACCGCCGCCACGGGCACCCAAGATATCTTCACTCTCCTCTCCACCGCGGGGGCGAACCTGACGGGCTGGAGTGCCCTGACGGATGTCTATGGCATCTCCGCCGATGGCACGACTATCGTGGGCACGGGTGTCCACAATGGCAACGTCGAGGCCTACATCGCCCGAGATAGCAATAAGTGGGGCCTGGCAAGCGTCTCCTCCGCCCCCGAGCCCACCACGGTCGCCTTTTTGCTTCTTGGGGGGACGCTCATTCTTCTCAAACAAAGGAAACAACCATGAATACAACCACAAAGATCTTTCTCGGCCTTGGCCTTTTTCTCGTCGGCGGCCTTCTGGCGGCGGGACAGCCCCAAGCGGGAAACAAGCTCGATGTCGATACCTGCAAGGCAATCACCGGGAAGACCTACCAGGCCTATAGCTCCGGTAAGTTCGATGACTTCCCCGATGCCGCAAGCGCGATGCTTCTCAAGGTGGACGGTGCCGGGAAGGGGAAGGCACGTGCGTTTAGCGGCTACGACCCCAAGACCACGGCGGCGCTCCAGCAGGAGCTCTCCACAACCTGCGGCACGCTCCCCGAGGGCAAGAGCTACCTGAAGTTCACGGTCGGTAATGGGGTGGATGCAGGCACTGCCTATATCTGGTCATACAACAACGGCGAGCGTGTCTGGGCCGAGAGCGCCATGCCGGGCCGTCCGATGAAGGGCTGGATGCTCCAAGTGCCCGCCGCCCCTGTCGGGCGGAAATAGGTGTGCGCTGCGGGTACACTCTCTAGCATGGCACGAATTGAACATGCAAAGACGCAGAACCCGCAGGTCGCGACCCTGACCTTCTGGGGGGGCGTGGGGACGGTCACCGGCTCAAAGTACCTGATCGAGACCAAGAACAGTCGCGTTCTGATCGACTGTGGGCTCTTTCAGGGGCTCAAGGAGCTCCGTGACCGCAACTGGCAAGCACCGCCCTTCGATCCGACCACGATCGATGCGGTGGTGCTCACCCACGCCCACACCGACCACGTGGGCTACCTTCCCGCACTGGTCAAGAACGGCTTCAAGGGCGAGGTCTACTGCACCCGCGCCACCGCCGAGCTCGCGCGGATTATCTTGGAGGACTCCGCCGAGCTGCAAGAAGAGGAGGCCGACTGGCGCAACAAGAAGGGCCTCACCGACCACCATCCCGCGCTCCCGCTCTACGACCGCAACGATGTCCGCAAGACACTCAAACTCTTTCGGCCCCAGAAAGGTGGCACCGAGGGCTTCCAGGCAGCCAGCGATATTCGGGTCCAGTGGTGGCCCGCCGGCCACATGCTCGGGGCGCGCTCGCTTCGGGTGGAGGTGAGCGGCGCGGGCGCGCAGGGCCAGCAGCGGAGCATTCTCTTCTCCGGGGACGTCGGCCGCTGGGACCAGCCGGTTCTCAAGGACCCCGTGACCCCACCGCCCGCCGACTACGTGCTGGTCGAGTCCACCTACGGCGACCGGCTCCACGAGGACGAAGACCCGCGTGCGGCGCTGGCGGAGGTGATCCGCGATGCCCACGCCCGCAACGCTCCCGTGCTGATCCCCGCCTTCTCCGTGGGGCGCACCCAAGACATCCTCTACCATATCCGGGAGCTTGAAGACGCCGGTGAGATCCCGATTATCCCTGTCCGCGCCGACTCGCCGATGGCTGCAGAGGCAACTCAGGTCTACCTCAAGATGATCGAGGAGCACGACGACGACACCCGGGAGATTACGCAACGAAAGCGCAACCCGCTCCGCACCAAGTCGATGGGGTTCTCATCGAGCCGTGAGGAGTCCAAGCGCATCAATGAGGAGACCGGTGCCCGCGTGATTGTCTCGGCAGGGGGCATGATGACGGGAGGGCGCATCCTCCACCACGCACGTCTGCTGGTTCCCAACCCGGAGGCCACTCTCTGCTTTGTCGGGTTCCAGGCCGCGGGCACGACCGGACGGCGCATCCTAGACGGCGAGCCGGAGATTAAGATCTTCAAGGAGGCGATCCCAGTGCGCTGCCGCATCAAGAAGATCGGGGGCTTCTCCGGCCACGCCGACTACCGCGAGCTACTTAACTGGCTAGAGCCCCTCGCCAAGGTCGCCCCGCGCCAGGTCTATATCACCCACGGCGAGCCCGAAGCCGCCCTCGCGATGCAAGGGCATATTCAAGAGCGCTTCGGCTGGAACGTGAGTGTCCCCGCCTACGGCGACGTGATCGAGCTACGTTAGCACCTACCCGTACGTGGGCTTCTGGGGCCAGCCTTCGGGCGAGTCCTCGAAGTCCTCTTGCCGGCCGTAGGGCGTGACATCCAAGAGCGCGTAGGTGTGAACCAGGTTCTCCACACCACGGGCATAGGTGGAGTAGGTATGGTAGACCTCGTCGCCGAGCTGGAAGAAGACACTCAGCCCCGAGGCCTCGCCCTGCTCGCGGGTGACATCAAAATCGTAGTTGAACTCGCTCTCAAACGACGAGTA is a window encoding:
- a CDS encoding PEP-CTERM sorting domain-containing protein (PEP-CTERM proteins occur, often in large numbers, in the proteomes of bacteria that also encode an exosortase, a predicted intramembrane cysteine proteinase. The presence of a PEP-CTERM domain at a protein's C-terminus predicts cleavage within the sorting domain, followed by covalent anchoring to some some component of the (usually Gram-negative) cell surface. Many PEP-CTERM proteins exhibit an unusual sequence composition that includes large numbers of potential glycosylation sites. Expression of one such protein has been shown restore the ability of a bacterium to form floc, a type of biofilm.), which encodes MAKFSLVSHAALTLLSVTTLALFPRLSHAQVSFTGLGDLPGGSTQSVGYSLSGDGTIASGRSQSGNNEAFRWTSATGMVGLGYLAGGGNSFSAGFALSQDGTTLVGNSDSAAGFQAFRHTLGGGMVGLGFQPGGTNSSALGVSSDGSVVVGVGSSFEGKQAFRWTAGGGMIGLGDLAGGLFSSQANDVSADGSVVVGAGDGASGKEAFRWTAGGGMVGLGTLPGGSGFGSEASGVSSDGSVVVGYTDSAAGQQAFRWTSGTGMVALGMPVGGGVSNALDVSGDGALVVGAYQTLGGQRGFVWTAATGTQDIFTLLSTAGANLTGWSALTDVYGISADGTTIVGTGVHNGNVEAYIARDSNKWGLASVSSAPEPTTVAFLLLGGTLILLKQRKQP
- a CDS encoding MBL fold metallo-hydrolase RNA specificity domain-containing protein, translated to MARIEHAKTQNPQVATLTFWGGVGTVTGSKYLIETKNSRVLIDCGLFQGLKELRDRNWQAPPFDPTTIDAVVLTHAHTDHVGYLPALVKNGFKGEVYCTRATAELARIILEDSAELQEEEADWRNKKGLTDHHPALPLYDRNDVRKTLKLFRPQKGGTEGFQAASDIRVQWWPAGHMLGARSLRVEVSGAGAQGQQRSILFSGDVGRWDQPVLKDPVTPPPADYVLVESTYGDRLHEDEDPRAALAEVIRDAHARNAPVLIPAFSVGRTQDILYHIRELEDAGEIPIIPVRADSPMAAEATQVYLKMIEEHDDDTREITQRKRNPLRTKSMGFSSSREESKRINEETGARVIVSAGGMMTGGRILHHARLLVPNPEATLCFVGFQAAGTTGRRILDGEPEIKIFKEAIPVRCRIKKIGGFSGHADYRELLNWLEPLAKVAPRQVYITHGEPEAALAMQGHIQERFGWNVSVPAYGDVIELR